In Halorubrum sp. PV6, a single window of DNA contains:
- a CDS encoding NADP-dependent malic enzyme — translation MGLDDDAREYHRQDPPGKIEIETTKPTNTQRDLSLAYSPGVAAPCRDIAADPESVFEYTAKGNLVAVVSNGSAVLGLGDIGASASKPVMEGKGVLFKRFADIDVFDIELDISEVDPFCEAVKAMEPTFGGVNLEDIKAPECFKIEERLREEMDVPVFHDDQHGTAIISGAALLNATEISGKDLSEIEIVFSGAGASAIATARFYVSLGARKENITMCDSSGIITEDRVANGDVNEYKSQFVSDAAGGDLADAMDGADVFVGLSVGGIVSQEMVQSMASDPIIFAMANPDPEITYEDAKDARDDTVIMATGRSDYPNMVNNVLGFPFLFRGALDVRATEINEEMKRAAASALAELARKDVPDAVVKAYGDDPLQFGADYVIPKPLDPRVLFEVAPRVAEAAMESGCARSEIDLEQYREQLEARLGKSREMMRVVLNKAKSDPKRIALAEGTDEKMIRAAYQLSEQGIAEPVLLGDSDEIARTADRLGLSFRPEVVDPDTRDVSAYGDQLYQLRKRKGITSREANELVRRDTNYLGSVMVKSGDVDAMLTGLTHHYPSALRPPLQVIGSAADTDTVAGVYMLTFKNRVVFCADTTVNQSPDAETLAEVTRHTADLARRFNVEPRAAMLSYSNFGSVDNEGTQKPREAVEILHNDDDVDFPVDGEMQADTAVVDDILNDTYEFSELDEAANVLVFPNLEAGNIGYKLLQRLGGAEAIGPMLVGMDEPVHVLQRGDEVKDIVNLASVAVVDAQQ, via the coding sequence ATGGGACTGGACGACGACGCGAGAGAGTATCACCGGCAGGATCCGCCGGGAAAGATCGAAATCGAGACCACGAAGCCGACGAACACGCAGCGAGACCTCTCGCTCGCGTACTCGCCGGGCGTCGCGGCACCGTGTCGCGACATCGCTGCTGACCCGGAGTCGGTGTTCGAGTACACCGCGAAGGGGAACCTCGTCGCTGTCGTTTCGAACGGCTCTGCTGTGCTCGGCCTCGGCGACATCGGAGCGTCGGCCTCGAAACCGGTGATGGAGGGGAAAGGCGTCTTGTTCAAGCGCTTCGCCGACATCGACGTGTTCGACATCGAGTTGGACATCAGCGAGGTCGACCCCTTCTGCGAGGCCGTGAAAGCGATGGAACCGACTTTCGGGGGCGTGAACCTCGAGGATATCAAGGCTCCCGAGTGTTTCAAGATCGAAGAGCGACTCCGCGAGGAGATGGACGTTCCCGTGTTCCACGACGACCAACACGGAACGGCGATCATCTCGGGCGCGGCGCTGCTCAACGCGACAGAGATTTCGGGGAAGGACCTGTCCGAAATCGAGATCGTCTTTTCGGGAGCAGGGGCGTCCGCGATCGCGACGGCTCGGTTCTACGTCTCACTCGGCGCGCGCAAAGAGAACATCACGATGTGCGACTCCTCCGGTATCATCACCGAGGACCGCGTCGCGAACGGCGACGTCAACGAATATAAAAGCCAGTTCGTCAGCGACGCGGCAGGCGGCGACCTCGCGGACGCGATGGACGGCGCGGACGTGTTCGTCGGGCTCTCCGTCGGCGGGATTGTCTCTCAAGAGATGGTCCAGTCGATGGCCTCGGACCCGATCATCTTCGCGATGGCGAACCCTGACCCGGAGATCACCTACGAGGACGCCAAAGACGCCCGCGACGACACGGTGATCATGGCGACGGGGCGGTCTGACTACCCGAACATGGTAAACAACGTCCTCGGGTTCCCGTTCCTCTTCCGTGGCGCGCTCGACGTGCGCGCGACAGAGATCAACGAAGAGATGAAGCGTGCGGCCGCCTCGGCGCTTGCGGAGTTGGCTCGAAAGGACGTGCCGGACGCGGTTGTCAAAGCGTACGGCGACGATCCGCTGCAGTTCGGGGCGGATTACGTCATCCCGAAGCCGCTCGACCCCCGCGTGCTCTTCGAGGTCGCTCCGCGCGTCGCGGAAGCGGCGATGGAGTCCGGGTGTGCACGGTCCGAAATCGATCTCGAACAGTACCGAGAGCAGCTGGAGGCGCGTCTCGGGAAGTCGCGCGAGATGATGCGGGTCGTGTTGAACAAGGCGAAAAGCGACCCGAAGCGTATCGCGCTCGCGGAAGGGACCGACGAGAAGATGATCCGTGCGGCCTACCAGCTCTCCGAGCAGGGGATCGCCGAGCCGGTGTTGCTCGGGGACAGCGACGAGATCGCTCGGACCGCAGATCGGCTCGGGCTCTCGTTCCGCCCGGAGGTCGTCGACCCCGACACACGAGACGTTTCGGCGTACGGCGATCAGCTCTACCAACTCCGCAAGCGGAAGGGCATCACCAGTCGAGAGGCGAACGAACTGGTCCGAAGAGACACGAACTACCTCGGGAGCGTCATGGTCAAATCGGGGGATGTCGACGCGATGCTCACGGGATTGACGCATCACTACCCGTCGGCGCTTCGGCCGCCGCTACAGGTCATCGGGTCCGCCGCAGACACGGATACCGTCGCCGGCGTCTACATGCTCACGTTCAAAAATCGGGTCGTGTTCTGTGCCGACACCACGGTCAATCAGTCCCCGGACGCGGAGACGCTCGCAGAGGTCACTCGCCACACGGCCGACCTTGCGCGGCGGTTCAACGTCGAGCCGCGTGCGGCGATGCTCTCGTACTCGAACTTCGGAAGCGTCGACAACGAGGGGACACAGAAGCCGCGTGAGGCGGTCGAAATCCTCCACAACGACGACGACGTCGACTTCCCCGTCGACGGTGAGATGCAGGCCGACACGGCCGTCGTCGACGACATCCTTAACGACACCTACGAGTTCTCGGAACTGGACGAGGCGGCAAACGTGCTGGTCTTCCCCAACCTCGAAGCCGGGAACATCGGGTACAAACTGCTCCAGCGGCTCGGCGGTGCAGAGGCCATCGGTCCGATGCTGGTCGGAATGGACGAACCGGTCCACGTGCTCCAGCGCGGTGACGAGGTCAAAGACATCGTGAACCTCGCCAGCGTGGCTGTCGTTGACGCACAGCAGTAG